Proteins encoded by one window of Primulina huaijiensis isolate GDHJ02 chromosome 1, ASM1229523v2, whole genome shotgun sequence:
- the LOC140983228 gene encoding uncharacterized protein isoform X2, whose product MLSFGSTSTKCSVIYPIGGKLPTRSKPVSLANTSVTAGKQIASAIAAVAATALVLSAGRSEVVGPRQQEETLSNIPQTLSSECTAELKDCKRRYKIQRPKSRKAESCTSKCTTVCMQGGFGSPGEGPFSIRRPLVVFKDGFRSRKYCLSECSDICNLIGDGDDVES is encoded by the exons ATGCTATCCTTTGGCTCGACGTCCACCAAATGCTCGGTGATATACCCCATTGGAGGTAAATTGCCAACAAGAAGCAAGCCTGTTTCTTTAGCTAACACAAGCGTCACCGCAGGCAAGCAAATAGCTTCCGCCATAGCTGCAGTCGCCGCCACCGCATTGGTGTTGTCTGCGGGCAGAAGTGAGGTGGTGGGCCCGCGACAGCAGGAGGAGACTCTATCGAACATACCGCAAACTTTGTCCAGTGAGTGCACTGCTGAACTGAAGGATTGCAAAAGGAGGTATAAAATCCAAAGGCCCAAGTCAAGAAAAGCCGAGAGTTGCACCAGTAAATGTACGACCGTTTGCATGCAGGGTGGATTTGGTTCTCCTGGCGAAGGCCCTTTCAGTATTAGGAG ACCTCTGGTTGTTTTCAAGGACGGATTCCGGAGTCGTAAATATTG TCTTTCGGAGTGCTCTGATATCTGTAATTTGATTGGAGATGGTGATGATGTTGAATCCTGA
- the LOC140983228 gene encoding uncharacterized protein isoform X1: protein MLSFGSTSTKCSVIYPIGGKLPTRSKPVSLANTSVTAGKQIASAIAAVAATALVLSAGRSEVVGPRQQEETLSNIPQTLSSECTAELKDCKRRYKIQRPKSRKAESCTSKCTTVCMQGGFGSPGEGPFSIRRPLVVFKDGFRSRKYCSLSECSDICNLIGDGDDVES from the exons ATGCTATCCTTTGGCTCGACGTCCACCAAATGCTCGGTGATATACCCCATTGGAGGTAAATTGCCAACAAGAAGCAAGCCTGTTTCTTTAGCTAACACAAGCGTCACCGCAGGCAAGCAAATAGCTTCCGCCATAGCTGCAGTCGCCGCCACCGCATTGGTGTTGTCTGCGGGCAGAAGTGAGGTGGTGGGCCCGCGACAGCAGGAGGAGACTCTATCGAACATACCGCAAACTTTGTCCAGTGAGTGCACTGCTGAACTGAAGGATTGCAAAAGGAGGTATAAAATCCAAAGGCCCAAGTCAAGAAAAGCCGAGAGTTGCACCAGTAAATGTACGACCGTTTGCATGCAGGGTGGATTTGGTTCTCCTGGCGAAGGCCCTTTCAGTATTAGGAG ACCTCTGGTTGTTTTCAAGGACGGATTCCGGAGTCGTAAATATTG CAGTCTTTCGGAGTGCTCTGATATCTGTAATTTGATTGGAGATGGTGATGATGTTGAATCCTGA
- the LOC140983293 gene encoding polyol transporter 5-like, which yields MDDQKLSDNFNEVSSKAQMPNNSAATKKHKRNKYALAISILASMTSVLLGYDTGVMSGATLYIKKDLKISDVQIEILVGTINIYSLLGSAMAGRTSDWIGRRYTIVFASAIFFVGAILMGFATNYAFLMVGRFVAGIGVGYALMIAPVYAAEVAPTSSRGFLTSFPEVFINFGVLLGFVSNYAFAGLPLKLGWRLMLGLGAVPSIFLAIGVLAMPESPRWLVLQGRLGDAKKVLLRTSDSPEEAQLRFADIKEAAGLPENCNDDFVTVPTHSYGEDVWKDLILHPTPPVLHILVAAIGIHLFQQASGVDAVLMYSPRIYAKAGIKNDSDKLLATIAVGASKTLFILVATFLVDRVGRRVLLLTSCGGMMASLIGLAVGLTIIDHYKDQTIIWAVVLCIITTLSSVAFFSIGMGPIAWVYSSEIFPLRLRAQGCSIGVAVNRFTSGVVLMTFISLYKAITIGGAFFLFSGITTVAWVFFYTLLPETQGRTLEEMEALFGSFFKWRSTIKELDKRNEA from the exons atGGATGACCAAAAGCTATCTGATAACTTCAATGAAGTTTCCAGCAAAGCCCAGATGCCTAATAATTCTGCAGCCACAAAGAAAcacaaaagaaacaaatatGCTTTAGCTATATCAATTCTTGCTTCTATGACATCAGTCTTGCTGGGATATG ATACAGGAGTAATGAGTGGAGCAACTCTATACATCaagaaagatttgaaaatcAGCGACGTCCAAATTGAGATTCTGGTGGGGACCATTAATATTTACTCCCTCCTTGGATCCGCCATGGCGGGGAGGACCTCCGACTGGATTGGGAGGCGCTACACCATAGTTTTCGCCTCCGCAATCTTCTTTGTAGGTGCAATACTAATGGGATTCGCCACTAACTATGCCTTCCTCATGGTGGGTAGATTTGTGGCTGGCATCGGGGTTGGTTACGCACTCATGATTGCGCCGGTGTATGCTGCGGAGGTGGCTCCCACCTCCTCCCGTGGATTCCTCACTTCTTTCCCTGAAGTCTTCATCAACTTCG GTGTTTTACTTGGATTTGTATCAAACTATGCATTCGCCGGTCTCCCGCTAAAATTAGGCTGGCGACTGATGCTCGGACTCGGTGCAGTTCCATCCATTTTCCTGGCCATTGGTGTACTAGCCATGCCAGAGTCGCCTCGATGGCTTGTCCTCCAAGGCCGCCTTGGTGATGCCAAAAAAGTACTCCTTAGAACATCAGACTCACCAGAAGAAGCTCAACTGAGATTTGCTGACATCAAAGAGGCCGCAGGATTGCCTGAAAACTGCAACGATGACTTCGTAACTGTCCCAACACACAGCTACGGCGAGGATGTGTGGAAAGATCTGATCCTCCATCCAACACCACCAGTTCTCCACATTCTAGTCGCTGCCATTGGCATACACCTCTTCCAACAAGCTAGTGGCGTAGATGCAGTCCTGATGTACAGTCCAAGAATCTATGCGAAAGCTGGGATAAAAAATGATTCAGACAAGTTACTCGCCACCATAGCCGTTGGGGCAAGCAAGACCTTATTCATTCTGGTGGCTACATTCTTAGTCGACAGGGTTGGGCGGAGGGTACTCCTGCTGACAAGTTGCGGCGGAATGATGGCATCCCTGATCGGACTTGCTGTTGGATTAACCATAATCGACCACTACAAAGATCAAACAATTATATGGGCAGTGGTGTTATGTATCATCACAACTTTATCGTCTGTCGCCTTCTTCTCCATCGGAATGGGTCCTATAGCATGGGTCTACAGCTCCGAGATATTTCCATTGAGGCTGAGAGCTCAAGGGTGCAGCATAGGAGTTGCCGTGAATCGGTTTACGAGTGGAGTCGTTTTGATGACCTTTATATCACTTTACAAGGCTATCACGATCGGTGGGGCATTCTTTTTATTCAGCGGAATCACCACAGTGGCTTGGGTTTTCTTCTACACATTGCTACCTGAGACACAGGGGAGAACCTTAGAGGAAATGGAGGCTTTGTTTGGGAGTTTCTTCAAGTGGAGGTCCACTATTAAAGAGTTGGACAAAAGAAATGAAGCCTGa
- the LOC140983311 gene encoding alpha-1,6-mannosyl-glycoprotein 2-beta-N-acetylglucosaminyltransferase, with product MAALLRKARIKDASFRRAFFIFLLGSVFLVLILRTNVIVDLINRYTFEGDDDSFGLTTDNYTLGFSKKLELPRQNELSMLLEERNQMPPENLDLYPKLAKNHIVIVLYVHNRPKYLQVVVYSLSQVVGISETLLIVSHDGFFEEMDKIVKSIKFCRVKQIFAPYSPHVFDSSFPGVSPGDCKDKEDPTMIKCKGNPDQYGNHRSPKIVSLKHHWWWMMNTVWDGLRETSQHSGHTLFIEEDHFIYPNAYRNLMLLTELKHKKCPLCYATNLAPSDVKLRGERSETLIAERMGNVGYAFNRTVWRKIHKKAREFCSFDDYNWDITMWATVYPSFGGPVYSLRGPRTSAVHFGKCGLHQGQGEQAACVHNGSVNFEVEEEDRVPNIKSNWGVHVYKNQPGYKAGFRGWGGWGDTRDRELCMQFSKMYMVTDLREV from the coding sequence ATGGCGGCTTTGTTAAGAAAAGCTAGAATAAAAGATGCGTCTTTTAGGCGTGCCTTTTTTATCTTTCTGTTGGGATCTGTGTTTTTGGTTTTGATATTAAGAACAAATGTTATCGTAGATTTAATCAACAGATACACCtttgagggtgatgatgattcTTTTGGATTGACTACTGACAACTATACTTTGGGATTTTCCAAGAAGTTGGAGCTTCCTAGACAAAACGAGCTTTCTATGTTGTTAGAGGAGCGTAATCAGATGCCACCGGAGAACTTAGATTTATATCCTAAGTTAGCCAAGAATCATATAGTCATCGTGTTGTATGTTCACAACCGGCCTAAATATCTTCAAGTGGTCGTCTATAGCCTTTCCCAAGTTGTAGGGATTAGCGAAACGCTGCTAATAGTTAGTCACGATGGGTTTTTTGAGGAGATGGATAAAATTGTAAAGAGTATCAAGTTTTGCCGAGTGAAACAAATTTTTGCCCCGTATTCGCCTCATGTCTTTGATAGTAGCTTTCCTGGTGTATCGCCTGGCGATTGTAAGGACAAAGAAGATCCTACTATGATTAAGTGTAAAGGGAATCCGGATCAGTATGGCAACCACCGTTCGCCGAAGATTGTGTCATTGAAACATCATTGGTGGTGGATGATGAACACTGTGTGGGATGGTTTAAGGGAGACTAGCCAACATTCGGGTCATACTCTCTTCATTGAAGAGGATCACTTTATATATCCTAATGCATATCGAAATTTGATGTTACTAACGGAGTTGAAGCATAAAAAATGCCCACTTTGCTATGCTACAAATCTTGCACCCTCTGATGTGAAGTTAAGAGGAGAAAGGTCGGAGACTCTGATTGCAGAGAGGATGGGAAACGTGGGATATGCCTTTAACCGAACCGTATGGAGAAAGATACATAAGAAAGCTAGAGAGTTTTGCTCTTTTGATGATTATAATTGGGATATAACAATGTGGGCTACCGTGTATCCTTCATTTGGAGGACCAGTTTACTCCTTACGGGGACCTAGGACTAGTGCCGTTCACTTTGGGAAATGCGGATTGCATCAAGGACAGGGCGAGCAAGCGGCATGCGTTCATAATGGTTCTGTGAATTTCGAAGTGGAAGAAGAGGATAGAGTTCCGAATATTAAATCAAATTGGGGAGTACATGTATACAAGAACCAACCTGGTTATAAAGCTGGTTTTCGGGGTTGGGGAGGGTGGGGAGATACACGAGATCGTGAATTGTGTATGCAATTTTCCAAGATGTATATGGTTACAGATTTGAGAGAGGTGTGA